The window tgtgttttacagtttgtccTGAGATTCATATCACATAATTTAAGACTGGTGGCGTGTGTGTGCCTCATATCCAATCCTCCCTTAAAATTACAACACCCTTGCCTGTTTGTGCCAAAGTGTGTTTCCCATTCCTTGTTGCTTATGTCAGGGTGTAATATAAATTCCCTGGCCATTCAAAAGGCTCgctaaataaacacagatggtGTGAATTAATGTGAGGTTCCTCCAGAGTTTGAGTATATTTAAAAACCTTTGTTTGTTCTTAACACAGCAGGATAAAAGCATATTCCGAAATGGCCACCAGCTGTTTCAATGCCCAGGTATGATTGCAGGATGTTTGAGAACATTTTGAGTTCAAAATGGGTCAAATTCAAGCCTGGCTGGTCCTGTTTAGGACATTGTAAAACGCCTCATAAATTCCAGGAGCAGCACACCTCCTGCTCCATTCACAGATGGACTTGTAGCCTATAGggggacaaaaaaaagctgcacattAACACTTGTATCAAGCAGATCCGCATTGTTAATTGAGCATAAGTCACAGAAAAGCCCTGCAAGAGGCACTCTCTGcttcctgcgtgtgtgtttggtgtttgcgCTTGTGAATCAGGAGATCCTCGCAGCCAGACTACAAGTGTACTTCACTGTCTTAATTAGTCCAGGAGAGACTGACGGAAAATCCTCGCTCCTGACTCTGCTGTTCCCGGGCCAGTCAGATCGCATGTAACAGGCTGCAACCCAAAGACTCATTCTTTCCGACGACTTCAGGCACCAGAGGAGCGTCGcagcccgcacacacacacacaaacacacgcacacacacacacacacgcactgctTCGTCGCCGCTGGGGTTTCTTTGCGAGGTAAGACGCGTTCAAAGACGGGACATAAGTGAGGCTGTTGCGtggaaatgaggaagaaaagctgtttgtgtgagtgaaatGAGTCGCGGTGGTCAGGAGTTGTGATTTAGCTGCTGCGCTCCgcttctttttaaaatttctaGTGCGGCCGAACTGTGAAGCTAACAAACGGAGAGTGAAACTTCCGGTAATGATACAAGAGGGAAAGCAGAAATGTGAGCTGCAGCCTTTTAGAGATCATAAAATAGGCCGTTAATGGATAACTGTGTAGCACTATATAACCCGAACCCAATGTAATTAgcaatatttgttgtttttatcaaacGTTTGctaatttgtgcttttattttgaaggtagGATCACATCATGTCTGTATTGGCGCAGTTTTATGTCACTGACGAGTCTCACTGTTACTCTTACCTGCTGTGGTGGAAGAAACTAATTTCTTCAGTACTAAtacagcagcatgaaaataCTGTGAAGTATCAACCAGCAAAATGTAGCTTACTTCAAGTTTAAGTAAAAGGATAATTAAAAGTACTTGCTCTGCCCTGTAACTGATATATTATTAAAGGACATTATTGGATTGTTAATACTGATAcatcattttactgttgtagtttaAACACGTTTAAATGGAGTTGCCATGTCACAAGTTTAGAGGGgaaatcacagcagaaacagctcaAGGGACTCTAACTGCACACTGTTTATTTGTAAGGGGTCACAGGCAAAAAGGTTGGAAGccaatatttctctctgaaatatGTTGGAATAGAAgtgtaaagcagcagaaatggaaatactgGAGTAAAATACAAGTATAGTACTTATGTATGCATTCAATTTTCACTGCTGCTTAACTTTctgaataaatatttgaaatttaGTTGCAGTCAAAATCTCTATTCcttcttttattgttatttgctCCCAAAGTGGGATGAAAATGCAGAGGTCTCTGTTCTGTGCTGTGAGAGGAGACATAGTGTGTGAATAATACAATAGCTTTGTCAGAGGAAAAGACCACAGTGGAAAACGTTTAGTGGATGAAGTCTGTCATGATGCCAACAAATGGTCTTTCCAACcattacagctgtgtgtgtgtgtgtgtgtgcgtgcttcaTGTTCCAGTTTGGAGATGGTCCAGGGGGCAGTGAGCAGGGCTGTGCTCTGCCTGTCCTGCTCCCTCCTGTTGGGGGTCTGCTTCCCAGCAGAGGGGGCAGGGGCAGCAGGGCCTCTTCCCACTATTCCCCCTGAACAAGAGTCTGGGGAACCAGAGTTTGAGGACTTGGAGTGGGGCTCTGGGTCATCTCTGATGCACCTGCTCCACAGCTTCCCTGCTGATAGCCCCTTCGTAACAGAGACCCCAGAAAAACCAGTCAACTGCACCCAGCGCTTCTGGCTGCCACCGTCCTCTGCGATCTGCTGGGAGAACATAGCCGGACCCGAGGAGTTTGCCAAGTCCCGTCTGCTGGCTCTCCAGAACAGGGCTGCCCTGCAGGCTGTGTCCACCTCCAgcggggtggaggagggagggatttCCTACCAATTCCAAGCCAGAGAGGAGGTCCAGGGGATCCACTCAGACCACCAGGGTGTGGTGGAAACTATACAGACCATGGAGAAGGTGTTTGTCTCTttggaagagaagaggaaagaagggaaggagCAGGGGGTCCTCACAAGGTGAGAAACAGAAGTCCATGGACCGTATGATGGATTAAATAACCTCAGGGATTGTATGAAAATTATTGGGGCAGAGACAGGGGCAGAATCTTGTATTTCATTCTAGAAAAAGAGCAAGTGTTATTAAACTTTTACTTGGACCTTCTCCTTGacttagaaaaaaaatctcaaataatCTATAtttgagaaataaaaagaagaaatagatAACCTTCTCCCCTTTTCTGACCCCCACTACTCCCATAATAAGTGTCTCTAAGCACTGGAGtccccagtttttttttaatgtgtcttttcaTCTTAAAAAGCTGCACTGTTGTAATCAAAAGTTGCAAAGTCCACtaacagaacattttaaattGTGATGTGGTGACTAAAGAAGTGAGGAAAACATGAgaatgcatatatatatgtgtgtgtgtgtgtgtgtgtatacacgtatgtatatatatatatatatgtgtgtgtgtgtatacacgtgtgtatatatatatatatacacgtgtatacacacacacacacacacacacacacacacacggaatACTGGAAAACAAGCGTGAAAATTTATATGACACTGCTACCAGAAAACTTGCTAAAATCTGGGAATATGAGGCAAATGCAAAATTGGTCTGATATCTACAATTCAAGCGCACCATTTATTAGCAACAACAGTAGCCTACACAAAAGCTGATTCCATGACAGTTGGGACGCTGAATCAAAGGCAAACAGCATGCAGTCATTCACAAATGAACTGTTTtttcctgacaacagttttagGAAGTGCTCTCGAGCACATGTAGTAATCATCCTCATTACTTAACTTTTGTGGCATGGAGTAAATGTGCAGGCGTTGCCTTTTCATCATTTACTTTGTTTTCTGATAGCCTTGCACCTACATGATGTTACAAACTAACTGTGTAATGTTAAATACTGATCCAGCTGTGAGATTATTCCTAAATCACTGTGAGCGTGGGAGTCAGGGACCCCAGAACATTGTTGCTTGTTTGGCGCAAACATTAACACTGCTTGAATGCCAAAGCGGACAGAGTGGAAACAGCATCCAGACAAGCAGCTGAGTCATTTCAACAGTCGTCTGTTGGGACATCTGGCCGAGACGAAGCTCTGGCACTAAACCGCTCGCAGGGAGTGAATGCAACTCAGTGCTTTCTCTCTATTAGATTTGAGAGAAACTTAATCCTCTTTCCTCAGTTATGAATTGTGCGGAAAATATCTAATGTGCTGTACGGTGTTACGGGTGTTAACTTGTGGTTTGCCGTCACTTTCAGCATGAAGGAGCATCTTGCCAACACAAGGGACGCCATAGATGGAAGAGAACACATGGCAGACGTCCTGGAGAATCATTTTTCTACTTTAGAGAAGACTCTGCTTAACATGCAGCTTCGACTCTACAAACTAATGCAACAGTGACAATGACAAAGACCTGTtgcctctttttcttcccttatttgaactgtatttatgtattaatGGATTGCACAATGTagcaaatgcatgcatgcttaGGATTATGTCTGTATTATGAGGACAAAGCAAATTTCATATGCACCTTGTATCATCAAAACACCTACCAAAGTAACATGTGTAATCAGCAGAAATAAGTAAAGTTCACATTATCAGGGAGATTTGATGAACGTGTAGCTGTTCAATTGTGTGTTACATTTTCCCTCGAAAGACATGTGAAGCTTGAAACAGAGCTAATGTTGAACACACCATTCATAAAGTGCATTTTCATAAGTCTAACTCTCCAAGATTGTGGTGTAAAACACATGTGGCACAATGAATGTCAGACAGCATGAATCTTTATTTTAATATCAAATCTAAACAATCACTTTGCAAGTTTATGAGGAAGATGCCTTGTAAGGTGGTCAGCTGTTAAATATACACTTTAAATAGTCACATCTGGTAGGCTGAGTGTAGATTTTCATTTGGAAAGACACGACATGTTCAGTTGCTTTGTAGTTAGCTGAAAAAAAGGAGGTATTTGTACTTCTGATTCGTTCAAACAACTTTCAAGTATTCACAATAAACTACTCAGAACTGGAATATGAcaatatcttttaaaaaaagctacAATGTATCACTTACAATCAGTAACATCAGcacatttcactttgaaatcAATGCCTGACAGCATGTCTAAAATAAAGTGGTGACCCAACGTATTTTAAAGGCAATAATAACTCTAGAGCTGAAACATATGTGCTCCAGCTGTGTGGAATGGATTCACATTGTGTCCTGGTCTGTTACGTGGAGTGAGCTCATAAAGGACAGCAAGCTAGGCTAAAACAATTCTACTCTCCTAATAACTGAACATGGAACACTGGAAAACAAGCGTGAAAATTTATATGACACTGCTACCAGAAAACTTGCTAAAATCTGGGAATATGAGGCAAATGCAAAATTGGTCTGATATCTACAATTCAAGTGCACCATTTATTAGCAACAACAGTAGCCTACACAAAAATATAGTCTTTATAGGGGTGATCAATTCTGTGGAGAACTTGACGATTTAATTGATTGCATTATGATTCATCTACGGCTGCTTTGTTTAGGCCATTGTAACAAATTTGGATTTCTGGCATCAAGCATTTATCTTAAGCATACAGTACGACAGAAGACTCTGCATGTTGCTGAGTGCTGAGTCTGAGTCTCCACTTGATCTCACATTTGCCCTGCGTGACTTTACTTGCAGTACCATGTCCACGAACTTCTTCCATGAGCCCTACAGCTGAACTCTGTCAATGTATTTAAAAGCATTGACAAAGTTCAGGGTGTCTCTTCTGCCAGTCATTTTGCTCTCAGTGAACAGCGTGTACATTTGCTAACATCTGCCCAGACGTGAAACGCAGCCACAGtccttttattttaaaggtcagcttcctcttcttgcATTTGCTCTAAAGACTTGAGGTAATCTCGAGCCAGGATCTTCTTAGGCAGGATGTCTGTCagttaaacagagaaaacaacactgtgtcAAACTCGTTCTTACAGTCGCTACTTATCCTCTGACTCTAGCTGTACTACACCATCAGCAAACTacacaactacaacaaaaaCTGTTGCAGAAAACTAAAAGACTACAGCAGCTTGTATTTCTGATTAttgcaagcaaaaacaaagagatgcaagTTTGTGTTGGAGACAATATTTATCAAGAGCCAGAATAAGATGCCCTCTTCTTGAAAAATTCACCCTTTGATTATTGTTTAAACCACTTGACATTTTACTTTCAAATGCACCAGCATCTACTACATGTGTAACTTTTAATAGATTGCAATAAAGAAGCTGCAACAATGATTAGAGAGAGGACGAAtgtcctgcacacaaacattgaCAGGGTTATCACAGTGAAATGGGAAATGAAGTGAATTTAAAGGATGCAAGTTCACAGGTACAATAAAGAACTGGTTGGACTGTAGAAATAATCTTTTAGAGCTGGAAGATAAATTAATATAGAACTTACAAAGGCATGGTATATGTAATTGTAAATAGCAATATCCATTTATAATGTAGCCCAGTAAATTTCCTGACTAGGAAATAATTTCTGATTTGGCTAACAAATGAAGGTATCTTTTGTCATTTGTGGGGAAAAACAAGCCccttaaatgaatgaattagtgAAAAACAGTcatatgaaaatggaaaatcatCATAAAGTAGTCCTTATCTTTGATGTGCAAGATGACACACAGACGTATAACACACCAAATATATTAAACAGATTTACACTCAGTTGGGACATTAGTTAAAACTAATGCAACTTTATGGCCACTTTGGGACTTGTAGTTTTTAGTATTGTATTAAGTACTGCATTaaactgagaggtgtttctagtATTTTATCAGGCCCATCAATGATGGTATACACACTGTCAAAAACCCATCTCAGTATGACTCAATAGCACAAACTACAACATCCAGAGgcaaaaactgaacatgtcAACCTTCATGAAGACTGTATACATTGCATGGCTTTTTGTAATAGACTGCATTCATTTTAGCTAAGTTGTTAACTGAGTGTGTACTACAACCATACATAACCAGAATATAACCAAAAGTCCTGAAAGAATGCGGGTTACTGTAAAGTTTCAGTGGTAAAGGACCAGCTGTGACCAACACGGCAACAGATGGGCCGTGGGGTCAGACGGCCCGTCAGGCTGGGACTGGGTCTCACCTGTAAGAAAGTGGAAAGTCTCCGTCTCCTCTGCGGTGTGAGCTAGGTCGCTGTATGACAGCGTGTTGGTCTCTTTGCCGGAGCCGTTGTTGAATGAGGACAGAGCCAGGTGCTGGACAAACAGCTCCTTCAACAACACAAGGCAAGTCAGCAAAGGAGAAACTCACAATGAGTGGGCACACGCGCTCAAACGGCAATGGCAGCGGCTACATTTACACTTATCCGAGaagctaacagttagctaatCCCCGGTAGCAGCAACAGACGAACGAGCTGTTAAATTAGCAGTGCTCAGTGAGCCGATGATTTAGCATCAAGCTGCATCTTACTGTAGCCTTGGTGGTGAGAAAAAGAGCGTCCTGGTTGATGCTGGAGACGTCTGGGGAGCTCTTCATTATCAACCTCACTCTGGAAATTGGGAGGGAGATGGCTTTTTTGTTAGTTGACGTTTGATCGTCATTTTCGGGATTATTTTGAGACATCTTCATGAGGACACGGCGCCAGACAGGCGGAACTTCAAGTATTGTTTTGAACTGTGACgcagttcttcttctttataTTAAGAGTAGTTGGCGGCCTTTCTACCGGATTACCGCCACCTGCTGGATTGGAGACATATAAGGTAAACTTTTGTCTTCAATTACCTTCAACttgaaaaaaattcaaatattaTTAGTATTGTCATATTTCCTCCAGTAAAAACATTGTCACAGACACCTGTTGCAGAGGTTAGTCTAAATGTAAGCGATTTTGATGTAATGGAAATCAAAATTAATAATACATTAAATAAAAGGCTTTTCCAATATAGTAAAACAAAGTCTTAATACAGGAATAAACATAATATATATTGTAAATCACCACCTGTGTTTGGAGCAAAATactatctgtctctctgaaaTCCGCACTGAAATTGTTCAAAAGGAATTCCATTTAATATCTACAGTAACAGTGTATGCTGTTTTGACGGCCATACACAAACTCTAAAAATAGTATTTTGATTGAAATATGATAATACGatacaataaataaagtaaaacattaTATGTGAAGGGGGGAGAGAACCGATGAGGACCACTACTTTTTACTCGTTTCTAACCGCGAGCAAAGAGACTAAACCGGAAATGGAACGAAAGAAAAAAGTGGCGTTCCGCTAAGGGTCAATACTGTTACACTGCTGTTGTGTTGGACTTTACTGGTCCTGCTACTGGTTCTTTTTGTGATCCAAATTTGTGTTCACCTTTCCTTTCCCCTGGGACGTTGGGCTTTATTCAGTCATACTGATTTTACTCTGCTCAGGTTGAGCTCGTCGCAGTCTCTTCCAGTCCAGTGGTGGCGCTTGTACCCACATtacaaaccacagaagaagagccgaTGTCAATAgaagcagtgaagaagaaacagTGGCGATAGCAATGGCGGTGATGTGGTTGCGAAAATAAACAATCCAGGTTGCAATTTGACGCTGTCGTGATTAATACAGTCAAATGTCATAGCTAGTCATCTAAGGTGTGTTTGTCGCAGAAAAGGGGCATAATTATCCTCGTTTGTGTCATTTGAAGCACTCTCATCAGTGTGTTATTGGTCTTAACACAGTTAGCAGGAGCTTAGCGAGCAACCATCATCTCATTGTCGAGCACTGTATTAACGTTCATTTCTTCTTACCCTGGCGTCGTTTCGGACTGTTAACGATGCCGCTGGGGTTGAAACCATGCTGTGCTGTCTGCAAGACGAACTCTTCGTCGATGTGGAAGAAAGGAAACCAGGGAGAGATCCTCTGTAATAACTGCACAGGAAAGAGCAGCAGCGGCGGACCATCAGGACCCTCCATGTCCTCCAACATTCAGCCCAGCAATGGCGGAGGAAAGCAGGTTGGTTACTGTGTCTAAATGTTCCTTTTT of the Chelmon rostratus isolate fCheRos1 chromosome 16, fCheRos1.pri, whole genome shotgun sequence genome contains:
- the chrac1 gene encoding chromatin accessibility complex protein 1 — encoded protein: MKMSQNNPENDDQTSTNKKAISLPISRVRLIMKSSPDVSSINQDALFLTTKATELFVQHLALSSFNNGSGKETNTLSYSDLAHTAEETETFHFLTDILPKKILARDYLKSLEQMQEEEADL
- the si:ch211-57n23.1 gene encoding uncharacterized protein si:ch211-57n23.1, translated to MVQGAVSRAVLCLSCSLLLGVCFPAEGAGAAGPLPTIPPEQESGEPEFEDLEWGSGSSLMHLLHSFPADSPFVTETPEKPVNCTQRFWLPPSSAICWENIAGPEEFAKSRLLALQNRAALQAVSTSSGVEEGGISYQFQAREEVQGIHSDHQGVVETIQTMEKVFVSLEEKRKEGKEQGVLTSMKEHLANTRDAIDGREHMADVLENHFSTLEKTLLNMQLRLYKLMQQ